In the Pygocentrus nattereri isolate fPygNat1 chromosome 19, fPygNat1.pri, whole genome shotgun sequence genome, one interval contains:
- the rbp2a gene encoding retinol-binding protein 2a: MPADYNGRWEMVSNENFEELMKSLDIDFATRKIAAHLSQTKVIVQNGDKFETKTLSTFRNYEVNFTVGEEFEEHTKGLDNRVVKTLVQWDGDKLVCVQTGEKKNRGWKHWIEGDLLHLEVTCEDNVCHQVFKKKQ, translated from the exons ATGCCTGCTGACTATAATGGACGATGGGAGATGGTGAGCAATGAGAACTTTGAGGAGCTCATGAAGAGTCTGG acaTAGACTTTGCGACCCGTAAGATCGCGGCTCACCTCTCCCAGACGAAGGTCATCGTCCAGAATGGAGATAAATTTGAGACCAAAACTCTGAGCACCTTCAGAAACTACGAGGTCAACTTCACCGTTGGGGAAGAGTTCGAGGAGCACACCAAGGGCCTGGACAACAGAGTGGTCAAG acgCTGGTTCAGTGGGACGGAGACAAGCTGGTCTGCGTGCAGACAGGTGAAAAGAAGAACCGAGGATGGAAACATTGGATTGAGGGAGATCTGCTGCATCTG GAGGTCACCTGTGAGGACAATGTGTGCCATCAGGTGTTCAAGAAGAAGCAGTAA